The region GAGGTAGCCGGTGAAGGACAGCAGCAGGGTGAGCGTGAGCAGGATCACGCCGATCACCCAGTTGAACTCCCGCGGCGGCTTGTAGGCCCCGTGGTAGAAGACGCGGGCCATGTGCAGGAACACCGACAGCACCATGAGGTGGGCCGCCCATCGGTGCAGGTTGCGCACGAGCAGGCCGAAGGTGATGCCGACCTGGAGGTTGTAGATGTCGTCCCAGGCCTGGGCGGCGGTCGGACGGTAGAAGAACATCAAGAAGATGCCGGTGACCGTCAGCAGGATGAAGAGGAAGAAGGACAACCCGCCGAGGCAGAGCGTGTAGCTCACCTTCACGGCGTGGCGCTTCACCTTCACCGGGTGCAGGTGGTACAGCACCGAGTTCATGACGACGTAGGAGCGGTTCCGGGGGCTGTCGGTGTAGCCCTTGCGGAAGATCGAGCCCGGCCGGAAGATCGAGTTCCACGCCTGCGAGGACTGCACCGTGTCGGGCAGGGCCTGCATCGACTTCTGCAGCCGCTCGCTCCGCGATGGCTTGTCTTCGGTGGTGCTGGCCACGGAGCTTCTCCTTATCCGAGCCGCATCCCATAGCCGTAGCCATGGGTCGGGGTGCGTTGGTGGGGGTCGCCGGCGGCGCTCGGGGCGCCGAGCTTGCCGAGGATGATGACGCCGGTGGGGCACCGGTCGACGCAGAGGGCGCAGCGGGTGCAGACGTCGTCGTCGATGGTGAAGATGACGTTGTCGCTCGGGTCGAGCCCCGGCTGCTCGGTGCCCACGGCCGACTCGATGGCCGACGGGCTGACCATGTGGATGCACTTCCACGGGCAGATGTCGACGCAGCCCTCGCACATGATGCACTCGGACTGGTCGATGTGGATGAACTGCTTGGGCTTGACCGCGGCGGCCAGCCA is a window of Acidimicrobiales bacterium DNA encoding:
- the extP gene encoding selenite/tellurite reduction operon b-type cytochrome ExtP, which produces MASTTEDKPSRSERLQKSMQALPDTVQSSQAWNSIFRPGSIFRKGYTDSPRNRSYVVMNSVLYHLHPVKVKRHAVKVSYTLCLGGLSFFLFILLTVTGIFLMFFYRPTAAQAWDDIYNLQVGITFGLLVRNLHRWAAHLMVLSVFLHMARVFYHGAYKPPREFNWVIGVILLTLTLLLSFTGYLLPWDQLAMWAVAVGTEMMGYAPVFGDQVRFVMLGGSEIGSDTLIRWYVLHVLMLPFVIVIFMAIHFWRVRKDGGISGPL
- a CDS encoding 4Fe-4S binding protein, with the translated sequence MAKTDANPPLPEFRDDYVLQEVDASWLAAAVKPKQFIHIDQSECIMCEGCVDICPWKCIHMVSPSAIESAVGTEQPGLDPSDNVIFTIDDDVCTRCALCVDRCPTGVIILGKLGAPSAAGDPHQRTPTHGYGYGMRLG